Below is a genomic region from Ostrea edulis chromosome 10, xbOstEdul1.1, whole genome shotgun sequence.
TCAGAATCGCGGAAGAATTGTCCGCCATTACCTCCGTCAAAACTTTTTATGTCGGAGGTTTTGAGGTGCAGATGTTTTAGTCCGATAACGTCGAGTTCTCTTAAAATTGGTGGCATTTTGTGCGTCGGGGAAATGCAACAGTGATTCGGGTTACCCAGAAAGGATACTAGAAGTGATGTTTATCCCATTTCCAAacccaaaatcacaaaaagatTAATGTTAACGTTGGATAAAGGCGTACTGTAGGCCCCACAGTAAGAGCAGAATGGACTGGCACACATTTGTATGTTTAAAAGTAAGTTAGTATTAGCAGACACTTATGTATTAGTTAATAGTAATAGTTAAATCAGGGACTGATAATAATACATGTCCATGCCATGTGTATAAATGTACTAAGAGatacaggtgcttgggttcaggacccccccccttCTCCCAAATAACCTACACGActtgatttaaattatttttcgtTGAAATTCTCACTAATGCATGTCAATAATGTCTTGCATACCCCAAAATagctctttttaaaaattacctcATTGGATATAACAATTCGTGTAGCTAGATTGTTAAGGGGAGGGGGATGTtatgaacccaagcacctgtgctaAGAGCTAcacaatattatatttttaatcataatattatctattaaaaagaATCCCCTATCTAAACTATTTTCATATCTAGggtcaattgatttaatgtttacaccaatatacactgtatgccGTTTCTGGTCTGGTGTCTTAAATTTTCCCTGCTCAGCCATACAGATCATAACATACATATAACACGACTGTAAGAGCGCCATCAAAGTTTTCGTTCCATGATTCTTACAATAGATCATACCAGGAAATAAAGTTCTAAAGTTTCAGTAATCAGACTTATTCagtgatcaaagtttttaaatatcaattgaatttatgtccatatatattttgtaatatatggttttaaattagaatttagatttcataataatttGAGCAAACTGAAATAAGTAGCTAGTAAATTGTTGGGTGTAATGTATGCATAGGAACTTTCATGTAACACGTCAGGTCACCTTTTAAAATTCCATGGCCCCTCTCAGAATTTATGCTTTACTTCCAAATGCTAAAAAATAAGTGTTGTTTCTTTATAGATTCAGTGGATATATTTGTAACAGCAACACAAGTCAGAGAATTCACAAGACCTGTTAACAACAGCAGAAAATGCCTCCCATCGACAGAGCATACTGAATCATCATCAGCAACTCCATGCAGTTACCAATGGAAGCCCAAGATTAACCCCACCAACAGGCCACCCCTTTTGACATTAACAGTATTCTACAgcaagagaagaaaaaacaggattgtttttatattatatcaatttgaGACATGCCAcatagagtttttttttttttttttggttttttgttgttgtttttttgttttgttttttttgttttgttttttttttttacatctgaGCAAACTCCCCAGTGTGTAAAAAAGGAGGGACATAACAAATACGACAAAAGAATCAGTTATTATTAACACTGACGAGACTGagacataattttgaaatcaaggaCTTGGCATcaagattttgtatttcaacacaGTGTATCAGTGATATATTCTGTGACTGAATTTACCTTATGTTGTGTTAGGTTGTGTTTCAATATAGTCCTATTGGAATGATATTAACAACATGCCTACTGAGTAAAAGCTCAATTCCCAACAACCATTGATATCATTGATTGTGCAGAAAGGAAATCACAGAAACCATCTTCTTTAAAACTGCAGTTACAAATTATACATTCTGATCAGCTACAACCTAAAGGGAACTTGTGATCCTTTAGGGGACACAATGGACACTACATGTAGCTATATGCTAGTTTGTGTTATTCTGGATAAATAAaagctattattattatcatatttgttaGTGAATTATTTACTTGATCTATGTAAGATGTTGCTGTTACAGAGAATAGTGGAATTTACAAACTCCTTTGTTGACTGATGGTGGGTTGAATTATTCTGGAAGGGGGGGGTCATTATGGCAGACAAAGGTTTCACGATATCCAAAAAACCAGGGGAAATATGTCTGCACTTCTGTATCTCTGTCAGTGTATTCCCACCAGTTAGTAAATGTATAcatatggagacatcaataAAGTTTGGATATTTTGCACCCTACTCACTCTTGGGCAAAACCCAGGGTTGAAGAGAAAATTGTAGAGCATGTGAATTCATGGTGTACTACTTGTATACAATGTGAGGgatttgtttaaaatgatattcaaacattttataaGAGAGATTTATGTCTAACTTTGGGAAaattacattttgataaatataaacTAGTAAATTACTTAATTACTTAAAGTTTCCTTTGAAATGTGTGAATGCTCACAACTAAGAAAATTTAAGTATTTGTGCAgattcattgacaattaaaaTAGACAGATATTGTAAACCGTTTAGTCTAAAAGAACAATGATTATTCCATAGTTGtgaattatttgttgaaaataaaaataaaacacttggtacttaatttattttcctatCTATGATAAACTTAAGGTTTTGATATTATGACTTCTTTAACAAAGTATTATATTGTGTTGCTGATCCTATGTAATTACAACATGTACTATAGTAGAAGAGATTGGGTAACTAATGAAAACAGATGTTTTacgaacaggattttttttttggtccaaGTCTTTATAATATTCTTGTTTATAATCCAAGTTTTCTATTGTGTGTCATTTAACATATTCTTAAATGTACTGTCAGAATGGTGATGTCTATCAAACATTGTATACATTCTTTCTGTTGATTTgcaagttggtttttttttaatagaaatatatatttgtgtggACGTGAAATGATCTAATTAACCCattaccattaaaaaaaatatgcatgtaaatatatcaatgtaGATATCTAGATCTACAATATTCATGCAAGTAtaactgaagttgaacatttaaTGGAGATCATAGATGGTATTTGAGCTGCAATGTAAATTTTTGATAATGCATAACTGTTTTTCATaagtaaatcataaataatagtAAAATAAAAGATGCAAAAGCAAGCAAGcagataaaacattttattgaaccgGTCAACGCAGCAtagatttatatgatatacatgtagttattcaGTTTCAACTGAACAACAAACATCGTCAATTCCGTAGCAAAACAATTATTTAAAACTCGGTAAACGTTCCGTAATTAACCCATCTGTGTATGAACAGTAAGCATCGATGACAGCCGAATCCTGCAAATCGATGGTTAGACGATGTGGTGTTTCTTCACCTCAAATGCAGCGAAAGCATGTAGCGCCAACAAATAAGTCATAGTTACTGTTTCGTCCGCGTTTTTACTCACTGAAATTATGTTAACATAACTTTCTCTGAAGTATGTCAAACCCTTTGACGGACTTTTCTGTGAAAATTCACGAGTAAACGAGGCGATTGAAAAGGTATCCTGTATAAGATTAAATCGTCCGCcatgttgtttatataagtTGACGGAATCTGAAAACATGTGACTTTCGTTGTCATCGGTGGGCGGGGAGTGGAAGCGTGAATAGAGAGTGTGATGATAGGAAACATTACTGTAAGAATCGCCATTGTAGGATGCCGTTGTATCGTTATTGTAAAATCCAGTGTCTACTTTGtttttctactttttttttcttctctgtAGGCACCATGGTTCATTCATCATTGTATGTTCCGTATGATgtagcggatgtgaccggtcgacagggaatgcttattcctcctaggtacctgatcccacctctggtgtgtccaagggtccatgtttgcccaactctttatttctattgtttataggagttatgagattgatcactgttcgttatctttacctttcataatCCACTTGTAATTTAAATCATCCTCAAATATCATAGTGTTACGgtgggcgccactttatgaggcagggggtctggggcctCTCTGGTTCTAAGGCAAAGCCCTGGAGGGGGTCCAGAGGGGACgacccggaagctcctggattttacagattttaaagagcttgaaatatatctccaatttagtcatttgtactatttcctatcattttttatgaggtgaaattaataaaatgacgaaaaTTTTAATGGGTTTTAGAAAAAATTAAgctctcccaataaagtaattcaagaaatcaaacgattttgtcatttatttcttcggGAGTGGAAACaagtattgcttcttttatcgtttcaTACATTTTCTGAGCAAGATActatgatttaccttaaatttgaaaattttaggggcgTGCCGGATGCGcctcccccttaaatccgccactgtattgTATAGAATTAAACTTATGCCCTTGAAAAAGCAGATATtctctctcatatatatatatatatatatataaatatatatatatatatatatatatatatatatatatatatatttcatctgAATGATGCAATTATCGACCGATTatattatcttcatcttttaaaaCGGAGAGAATATAAATGGTTTATGCATAGTCTCTAGggatttcattgaaatatcgCTGAATACTTTAATGAGCAAACATTTGTTTCCTTTCACATGCTATGCTTCCGTCTGGTGGCAAAATAATTCCTCAAATACATGTCATACATCTATAGTAGCGATACGTTACCAGcgattggttggttgtatattatttaacgtcgtccctctcgagaatctttcattcatttggagacgtcaccattaccgttGAAGGGCTGTAGAAGTTAGGTCGttgatcggcgcttacggcctttgaataAGGCGGGATCTTTTATGTGCCacagctgctgtgacacgggacttcggttgtCGCGGTTCATTTAAAGTTttatcgcctcttacgacaaacaaggagTGCTTGGGGCCTCTTCTAACCtgaatccccacgggatagtTCCAGTCAGATGAGTATTTGTACATGCATAATATCTCTTCTTGTCCTTCTGACATTCTCCAATGGTCAGAAAATCGGACATGTGGACACGGAAACTGCTTTACAAAATATGCTTTTCAAGGGATATAATCGGTATCGCAAACCTGTATTGAATATTACCACTAGTGTTCCGTTTGGAATGGTACTTACTCTGTTCAGTATAGAAAAGGTGGACGAGAAATCACAGACATTTTCATCCGTTATCTTGTTGTTTTACAAGTGGAGAGATGAGTACCTATGCTGGAATACATCTGAATATGAAACAAAATATCTTCGGGTTCCAGCTAAACAAATATGGGTTCCGTCCATTTGTACAGCTAACGAGCTTGCTGGTAAGAGGTGTATGACTTGCGAATCTGTGAAAGAAAACGAGGCTTTGATTCATTACACAGGACTTGTCACTTTGTATCACACAACTAAAAGTACCATTCAGTGCAAAATCAATCTACGGAAATATCCATTCGACGAGCAGAAATGCACTTTTGAATTCAAGTCAGTGTTTGCATCAATACACCAATTAGAAATGAATGAAGATTATTCTTTGGTTGATACATCATACGGAACATACAATGGTGAATGGAGTCTGGTGTCTACTAAGAATAAAATTCAAAGTAGACAAGATGAGAATAACCAGTCTTTGGACTACGCTCTGGATTTTACAATAAAGATACGACGGCGTCCTACGATAGCGATTCTTACGGTAATGTTTCCCATCATCACACTCTCTATTATAAACGTTTTCTGCTTCGTGCTTCCTATTGCAGATGGTGAAACAATCGGAATGTCAATGGCTATTTTTCTTACATTTGCAGTGTATGCTACCTTGTTGAGTGAAACCATGCCATCATCCGCCGATAACATTTCATGGTTCAATATCTACGTTACAACACAGGTTATTCTCAGCGCCGTTACAATTATCTTGCAATCCATTGTACTTCGTATTTACAACCAGGATCCGCAAAATGATGAGTATGAGAGAGAAGTTGATATATCTGGATATCGTCTGAAGACTACCACAGAAGGAACAAGGAAACATAATCCAGCTGTCGGGTCAAAAGAACCCACTACAATCAAAACACGTAACAATAAAGATATTGCCTTGAGAATGGAGAACGTGTTCATGGTATGCAGCATTTGCATTAATTTTGTGTCGTTGTGTCTCCTGTTTGCAAACATTCTGTGAGAAGTCCCacttttggtatatccagggttccgtgtttttttttttactcatctCTCTATTTCATTATCTTTGCCTTTATTGTAATGCAATGATGACATTGCCGCACCTTTGATTAATAATCAGGGTTCAGTAAATGTAAATAGCCACTCATTTAGATAAAATCATGAAATTATGATTGAATAAACAGGACTCGCTGCACCTATAGACGAAataatgctattataatttAATAAATAGAACTCACAGCACCTTTAGATGAATTCCTTGTACTATATAACGTTTGTTTTTTTACCGCGGTCTAAAATTTGACGATTTGCGGACTCAgatatgctaataattttagcggaataaattttgacGGACAAGGAAGAGTTATGTTATCTCTCTTGTAAAAACCTGTAGTGAATATGACCACTAGTGTTCCGTTTGGAATATTACTTGCTCTGATCAGTATAGAAGAGGTGGACGAGAAATCACAGACATTTTCATCTGTTATCCTGTTGCTTTATAAGTGGAAAGATGAGTACCTACGCTGGAATACATCTGAATATGAAACAAGACATCTTCGGGTTCCAGCTAAAAATATATGGGTTCCGTCTATTTGTACAGCTAACGAGCTTGCTGGCAAGATGTGTATGACTTACGAATCTGAGAAAGAAAACGAGGCTTTCATTCATTACACAGGACTTGTCACTTTGTATCACACAACTAAAAGTACCATTCAGTGCAAAATCAATTTACAGAAATATCCATTCGACGAGCAGAAATGCACTTTTGAATTCAAGTCACTGTTTGCAGCGATACATCAATTAGAAATGAATGAAGAATATTCTTTGGTTGAGGCATCATACGGAACATACAATGGTGAATGGAGTCTGGTGTCTACAGAGAAAAAAATTCGAAGTAGACAAGATAAAGATAATCAGTCTTTGGGTTACCAGCTGGATTTCACAATAAAGATACGACGGCGTCCTACAATGGGGATTCTTACGGTAATGTTTCCCATCATCACACTCTCTATTATGAACGTTTTCTGCTTTGTACTTCCTATTGCAGAGGGTGAAAAGGTTGGGATGTCAATGGCTATTTTTCTTACTTTTGCGGTGTACGCTACCCTTTTGAGTGAAAATATGCCGTCATCCGCCGATAACATTTCATGGTTCAGTATCTACGTTACAACACAGGTCATTCTCAGCGCCCTTACGATCATCTTGCAATCCATTGTACTTCGTATTTACCACCAGTGCCCACAGTGTGAGAGAAAAGTAGATACACTTGGCTATCGTCTGAAGACTACCACTGAAGGAACAAGGAAACATGATCCAGTTGTCGGGTCAGAAGAACTCACTACAATCAAAACACGTAACAATGAAGATATTGCCTTGAGAATGGAGAACGTGTTCATGGTATGCACCATTTGCATTAATTTTGTGTCAATATGTCttctgtttgtaaacattctgtgAGAAATACAATGGAATGATAACATCTCTAAATCCACAGTTAATTAAAGACACGATAAACATTGAAAGATTCGTACATCCAGAGATGTAAATAGATAGAAAATCGAGTTCAACAGGATATGTCCTTCGGTAGTTTCCTTTCCAAACGATAAATAGAAAACAAACGTGCAGGAATTAATTTTTGCAGCACAAAAAATTAAGACGAACACTCCATGAAATGTTCAGAAACATTCATTAAGGATATCGGAAGAAATAACATGACGTAAAATATACATAGAGATTACGATTAATCACAATGTGAAGATGTATTATACATCTATAATTTCGGAAACAAAACACCACTTGCCTGTACATCGAATGAGAGAggatttttctttatttacacaTATATTCGTTTATTATCATTGTTAGAGAAAGAATGTTTTATTTCTTGTGAGACGATTGCCCAAGTTGGTCATATAAAGAGAATACTTGTGGTGGTGTTGTTATACCATATGCCTTCATGTAATttataaattgcaattttgACCTTTTCGAATTCTGGATTTGTGATATCCTCAAGGCGAGCGGACGCGTTTCTTTAAGCGCAACACTGTTGTTATTGTAACCGGTTAGTCTATATATGTTGTCCGTTAAAAGGCaatactatatgtatatatgtgtgtttctcTATATATTATCAAAAACATGTATAGATgtgtatttataatatttctttctacAGTAAACACTTgttaattaaaaaagaaaagtgtCTTTGCTTTATAGAATTTTTCAAATGACGTATATCCAACATTTATTTCGATCTGACTTTTTGATTCATTGGTTCAGCATCGGTAGAGGGTGCATGATTCGAATCTCCAGAATGAATTTGAACCCAGGAAAGCGGATGCGGATGCTGTAATTGTTCTCCATGTGTTTTACCTTcaatattttctgaattttaggtctaatatgtaaaacttatacggtagccagaaaatatattttaaacaacAATGAATATTTCCTTCTTCTGCCTTCTTCATAATCAGTTAGTGCTTCCTCGTATGTCCCAAAAGTTTCAAGCCTAGTATAAATGTggcaataaaacaaacattaaaCCAATTAACTTGGTAGATCTATAGGGGTTAAAGGGGCTGCaacccctctctctctctttggattgaataaaaatgttacttttccatttttgagTCGTCAACCTCTCTCCCCTTTCTTTGGCGGGAAAAGGTCCAGTTCCCTTCTCCCTTCCCCGTTCATCATTTTGTAGATCCACCATTGaatgatataaatctggcaacaaaatattgatgctcACAAACTTATGTAtcgtttttttaatttcaaatgcGCAGTGTAACTTCACGAAAGTTGTCCACTTTAAGATATGAACATCAAATTGATACATGACTTCCTTTATTGAGCGTTGCTGATGTGAATATGTCGTCATAcacaaatgaataaattagACACCATAACATCCATTGTTTTTATCTAAAAGAACACTAGCACTGCTTTTCACAACCCACATAGAACATGTTATAATCATCTTGTTTATTGTCAGCTACAGGAGCGGTCGATCTTTCTGTGATTGTGTTAGAAATTGCACATGGGAATTGAGAGATCATTTTGTATTGTTTCGGCAGAACAATTTCTCTATGATAACCTGCATAAAACTAAAGTTCtgaataaaaagatttttaagagTATATCAATATAAGTATTGATTATTGTAatcaatacatttcattttcattcattatggAACAAATATTATGCATTCACTATTCTGTACGAATTTTTTACAAGTATACTTCCCGGAATGGTAGTGTTTAAAATATAGAAGCAACTCACAATGAGCTTCCagatattaaagggactgatttaAGATTTCCCTcctgttttgtttttcactgtctaatgtgtttaaaaggttttacaaaaattaaggttatatatcATAATAGAAGCTCATCAttgagagtttattatttgtattGAAAACAGAAATTggggtgtgttattgtttatgaagatttcaaaataaatgaatattgatccaagtttatcatatctatcACATTTCTTCCCATGTGTACAGCCACGTTCTACCCTATGAATAAAGGTCGCAACAATAACCCGGTGCAATCGGAGCATCCGTCGGACTTTTCCTTCCAGTGGATAAGTAACAGAAAAGGCCGGGCGATGTTCCGATTGGCTCCCGTGAAAGTGTACACTTGTGCGTGCGCAAGCTGACTCTTCCACATAGCATACAGTTTAGTTTCACTTATACATTTCCTGCGTGGACCCCAGGGTCCAGgtatgcaaaattaaggccaCACATGaacccctgaacataccagcGGTGGAATCAGACGCCCAGGAGGAGAAAACAGTCCCTaacaccggtcacacccatcgcAAGCTCCGTATCCCGATCGGGCAAAATTAGAACGCAATTAATGGCGCAACAAGCGGCACAAAATACGGCAGACAGCACGCGACCTAATACctgattgtatttgcaaacCAGATCGATACAACAAatgtagaatttgcgaaatgctgactttacaaGAAATTGTTGAAACCCTTATAATAACAACTTATTTGTTATTGGTCTGCCTCGattcaaaatatacaatatgcaGAACATACTCTAGCATATTGATGCACTTgagagagatataaacaccatcaGCAAGAAGTTAATGAATACTGCTTTATAAATACTGGAAGTTCACGATAGAAAAGCTGCAGTTATctagtttgtcataaagctgagttgttacTTGGTTTCAATCAAACCTTAAAATGTGTTTGTTATGTATTGATATAGATGGTGTAATTGTATTGTTGTCCACATTTTTGTTTGTCTGATTGATGTCCCAGGGCTCTTTAGATATGTATTTCTGTAAGACAAATGTTTACTATTATATGATACCGATGTGTTTAGTAAATTTTATGACGGGATAGTGATCAGAGTTCAGATGGATAAAAACCACACCAAATTCGCCAAAACGATGTATTGTATTTTTATAAAACTCTATTTCTGAACCTTGGTGAAGGTGCAGTCATTGCCTGTTATCATGTCTTCACGCAGCCATTTAAGGTACGAGCGGTGACTATCTACCAAGGGATCTCACCAACGACTGAGCCACCGCATAGCATGTAACTGAATACAAGTAATATTACTGCTAGTCTGATTGTCAAGATTACAAATAATGTTACTGATATTCTGAGAGCTAAGATTGCAAGTAATATCACTTATATTTTGAGTTCTAAAAGCATAGAATAAGTAATATGACTGATAATTTGATTGCCAAACTCTCAAGTACTCCTCCCCCTCCTAGgaacctggtcccacctctagtatgtccagtGTTTGCCTAgctattttgcattccttattaggagttgtgagattgttcattgttcgttatctttcatTACAGATATTCTTATTACAGTCTAATGATATTAGTTTAGCTGCACTTAAGTCAAATGAAAGGAGAACAATACGTTATTTAAAGTATCATCCCGAACATTGGCGCGTCCACGGATTtcatctctttttttttttttttttttttttgaaataataaaaataaagaaacaaaaatatcacaaaTCTGAAAAACCATACTTCACATCTATAAAAGACTTCGCAGCGTTAttcatatctgcttcatatttggagaTTATATTGATCATAGaggttaacggcaaactgacaacttgATCGTCAACTTTCTCTATATgtctgtagtaatattccattatcacctgtatatggtgtttatgtctctcttGGCTCATTCGATACAAGAGAGAATGTTCTGCGTATGCCCAATTCTTAAATCGTGGGAGGCTACTGAAGAATTAGTTACAGGTGTTGTCGGTCAATAgggaatgcttattcctccaATGTTCCTATAACCACCTCATGTGTTTTAATCGCTCAGTGTGTAGCCtattcttgattttgtattctgtgTGGGTTTTTAATGGGTCAGTGTTGGCCTACCCTTAATTTTGTACTCTGTGTGGGTTTTTAATGGGTCAGTGTTTGGCCTACCCTTAATTTTGTACTCTGTGTGGGTTTTTAATGGGTCAGTGTTTGGCCTACCCTTAATTTTGTACTCTGTGTGGGTTTTTAATGGGTCAGTGTTTGGCCTACCCTTAATTTTGTACTCTGTGTGGGTTTTTAATGGGTCAGTGTTGGCCTACCCTTAATTTTGTACTCTGTGTGGGTTTTTAATGGGTCATTGGTGGCCTACCCTTAATTTTGTACTTTGTGTGGGGTTATAATGGGTCAGTGTTGGCCTACCCTTAATTTTATACTCTGTGTGGTTTTTAATGGGTCATTGGTGGCCTACCCTTAATTTTGTACTCTGTGTGGGGTTTTAATGGGTCAGTGTTGGCCTACCCTTAATTTTGTACTCTGTGTGGGGTTTTAATGGGTCAGTGTTGGCCTTCCCTTAATTTTGTACTCTGTGTGGTTTTTAAGTAAATGACCACTGTTCCTAATCTTCaccattaccaaatagtgtttagacagtgatctcATGTAAACATCATTTACTCGCAAAtctatgcagatttcatactcgcttttctcgctacatttgggtcatTTTGAcagataatttattttaaaatattggaatAGGAGAGTGTGTTGCATGTATGTTTACAAAATCTATTAACCTTtgctaattgtatgataaaatatcttcgtagtctgacagaataactttaaaatcatatcaattccaatatttgcaagaaaatttCTTTCATGTTGGATGTGCATAGGTTTTAACCTTTACAATTCT
It encodes:
- the LOC125665297 gene encoding 5-hydroxytryptamine receptor 3A-like, whose protein sequence is MNEDYSLVDTSYGTYNGEWSLVSTKNKIQSRQDENNQSLDYALDFTIKIRRRPTIAILTVMFPIITLSIINVFCFVLPIADGETIGMSMAIFLTFAVYATLLSETMPSSADNISWFNIYVTTQVILSAVTIILQSIVLRIYNQDPQNDEYEREVDISGYRLKTTTEGTRKHNPAVGSKEPTTIKTRNNKDIALRMENVFMVCSICINFVSLCLLFANIL
- the LOC125665299 gene encoding neuronal acetylcholine receptor subunit alpha-7-like, with the translated sequence MTTSVPFGILLALISIEEVDEKSQTFSSVILLLYKWKDEYLRWNTSEYETRHLRVPAKNIWVPSICTANELAGKMCMTYESEKENEAFIHYTGLVTLYHTTKSTIQCKINLQKYPFDEQKCTFEFKSLFAAIHQLEMNEEYSLVEASYGTYNGEWSLVSTEKKIRSRQDKDNQSLGYQLDFTIKIRRRPTMGILTVMFPIITLSIMNVFCFVLPIAEGEKVGMSMAIFLTFAVYATLLSENMPSSADNISWFSIYVTTQVILSALTIILQSIVLRIYHQCPQCERKVDTLGYRLKTTTEGTRKHDPVVGSEELTTIKTRNNEDIALRMENVFMVCTICINFVSICLLFVNIL